The genomic stretch CCGATGGACCGTCGCCTGAACCACCTGAATGTCCCTGGCTTCCAGCTGACCCAGGGTATCGGTCGCATCCACGAGCCCCTCCAGGCTGGCGGTGCTGATCACCAGCCGTCCCCGGGGCTGCAGAGCCGCCCAGACGGCCCGCAGCACGCTCGCCAGCGGTCGGCCCACCTCCAGGACCACCCGGTCGGGGTGCTGCGGCAACAGGGAGAGTCCATCGGGAGCCTGGCCGGCGTGGATGTGCAGATTGTCGATGGCCAGGTGCCTCCGGTTGCGCTCCAGCAGCTCGATCGCCTCTGGATCCCTCTCCAGGGTGTGCACCTGACCCAGAGGCATCAGCCTGGCAATCTCCAGGGCCAGGGCTCCGGTGCCGCCGCCCACGTCCCAGACCGTGGAATCGGCCCTGGGGCGCAGGTGGGCCAGCAGCATCACCCGCAACTCCATCGGCGTGGGACTGAAGCCCGGGGCGTCTTCAAAGGCCTGATCAGGCAGACCCGGAGTGACGAAATCCCATTGGAAGGCAGACTCTGACCCGGATCGCCGCGATGGATCGTCGCCTCGCTGCCTTGCGCCCATCCGCAGCGCCCATCAGGCCACAACCTTCACCGTATCAGCGATCTGTCCGGGCCAGAGCCGACGCTGCTCCCTCAGCCACTCCAGCCGCGCCCCATCGATCCGCTCGCCGGGAATCAACAGGGGAATCCCCGGGGGGTAGGGGCAGATCGGCTCCGCCGCCAGCCGCTCGAGCGCCTGCTCGAGGGGAAGGGTCTGGTGGGGCGACCTCCAGGCCTCACCCGGGGTCAGCTCCGGCTCCATCAGGGCGGGAATGGGCGGTGACGAGAAGCCGGGAAGGGGTGCCCCGCCCAGGTCCTGGCGCAGCTGCCTGAGCTGGGCGGGCAGAAGCCAGAGGGCCCGTCTCGGCGGGCGTTCCCCCAGGCAGAAGGTGAGGCATCCCGGCTCAGGAAGCTCGGCGATCACGCCCCGTTGCAGCAACCAGGCGTCGGCCGTCAGGCCATTGATGCCCAGGGCGGCGGCATGGAACACCAGGCGCAGGGGATCCTGGTTGGCCGCCAGGGGCAGGGAGGCCGCCTCCAGCGCCTGCCGCAGCCTGGTGGCGCGGTTGAGAGCCAGGCGCAGGCCGCGGGCGCCGGCAGGGCTGTGGCGGTGAGCGATGGCTGCCGCCGCCGAAGCCAGCAGCAGGGCACTGGGACTGGAGGTCTGCAGCCAGAGCAGCGACCGCTCGATCGCCTCCTCGCTCACCCGCCCGCGCCGCAGCAGCAGGGCCGCGCTCTGGGCCAACCCGCCGGCGCTCTTGTGCAGGGACTGCACCACCAGATCAGCCCCGGCCGCCATGGCTCCCATCGGCAGTCCCGGCTGGCTGAAGTGAGTGCCATGGGCCTCATCCACCAGCACCGGCAGGCCGTGGCGGTGGGCTGCGTCGATCAGCCCCTGCAGATCCCCCGCCAGGCCCTGATAGGTGGGATGCACCAGCACCAGAGCAGCCAGGGGCGGGGCCTGCGCCAGGCGCTGCTGCAGCCAGGCCGGGGTCGGCGGCAGCCACAGCCCGGTGGCGGCATCGAAGGGCAGATCGAACAGCACCGGCCGCAGGCCACCGAGCACACAGGCGTGCAGCAGGCTGCGGTGCAGGTTGCGTGGCAGCAGCACCCGCTCGCCGGGCCTGGCCAGGGCCAGCAGCGCCACCTGCAGCATCCCGCTGGCTCCGTTCACCCCGAACCAGCAGCGATCGGCGCCACAGAGGCGGGCGCATTCGGCCTGGTCGGCGGCCACGGCACCGCCCGGCTCCAGCGGCCCTCCGATCTCGGGCAGTTCCGGCAGATCCCAGCGGCCGGGGCGCCGCCGCAGCAGCCGCCGCAGAGCAGGTGCCAGCCCCCGTCCGCGCCCATGGGCGGGCAGGTGCAGATCCAGGCGTGGGGGGGGGGTGCGCAGGGCCGACAGCAGGAGCATCACCGCCCTTGAACTTTCTAGAGTCTGCGATGACAACCCCAGGCGCCGCAGGAGTTCCCCCCATCACCGCCAGCTCCCCCGCGCGTCCGCTCCCGCCAGCGCTTCCCGCCCGGGTCGAAGGTCCGCCGCCCCGCTACGAGCCCGCCGCCGACCTGCGCTGGATGCTGCTGCGCCCCTGGATCCTGGTGTCGCGCCTGGTGGTGGTCCTCTGGCAGCTGGGCTGGCTGGCCGTGGTGCTGGTGGTGCAGGGCGGCAGCAGCGAACGGGCCGTGCAGCAACGCCTGGGCCGCCGCATCCTCCAGACCCTCACCCAGCTGGGGCCCTGTTTCATCAAGGTGGGACAGGCCCTCTCCACCCGCCCCGACCTGGTGCGCCGCGACTGGCTCGACCAGCTCACCCAGCTGCAGGACAACCTGCCCCCCTTCCCGCACGAGCTGGCTCTGGCCGAGATCGAAGCCGAGCTGGGGGCTCCTGCCTCAAAGCTGTTCGAGCATTTC from Synechococcus sp. CBW1107 encodes the following:
- a CDS encoding aminotransferase class I/II-fold pyridoxal phosphate-dependent enzyme, translating into MLLLSALRTPPPRLDLHLPAHGRGRGLAPALRRLLRRRPGRWDLPELPEIGGPLEPGGAVAADQAECARLCGADRCWFGVNGASGMLQVALLALARPGERVLLPRNLHRSLLHACVLGGLRPVLFDLPFDAATGLWLPPTPAWLQQRLAQAPPLAALVLVHPTYQGLAGDLQGLIDAAHRHGLPVLVDEAHGTHFSQPGLPMGAMAAGADLVVQSLHKSAGGLAQSAALLLRRGRVSEEAIERSLLWLQTSSPSALLLASAAAAIAHRHSPAGARGLRLALNRATRLRQALEAASLPLAANQDPLRLVFHAAALGINGLTADAWLLQRGVIAELPEPGCLTFCLGERPPRRALWLLPAQLRQLRQDLGGAPLPGFSSPPIPALMEPELTPGEAWRSPHQTLPLEQALERLAAEPICPYPPGIPLLIPGERIDGARLEWLREQRRLWPGQIADTVKVVA
- the cbiT gene encoding precorrin-6Y C5,15-methyltransferase subunit CbiT translates to MGARQRGDDPSRRSGSESAFQWDFVTPGLPDQAFEDAPGFSPTPMELRVMLLAHLRPRADSTVWDVGGGTGALALEIARLMPLGQVHTLERDPEAIELLERNRRHLAIDNLHIHAGQAPDGLSLLPQHPDRVVLEVGRPLASVLRAVWAALQPRGRLVISTASLEGLVDATDTLGQLEARDIQVVQATVHRMQRRGSQARLAAAEPLFLIAAERNG